Proteins from a genomic interval of Danio rerio strain Tuebingen ecotype United States chromosome 4, GRCz12tu, whole genome shotgun sequence:
- the LOC137490941 gene encoding uncharacterized protein, translating into MAFIKEESEDVKIEETFTVKQEDLQEQTDLIEVNEGSKEEEHRVKIEEKNYLQTDGILKRRDKNHFICTQCEKSFGRKDDLKFHMMIHAGEKPFTCTQCGKSFSQSSSLKIHMRIHTGEKPFTCTQCGKSFSQSSSLNLHVRIHTGEKPFTCPHCGKSFNQSSHLNCHMKIHTGEKPFTCPQCGKSFSQSSNLNCHMTIHTGEKPFTCTQCGKSFTCSSRLHQHMRIHTGEKPFSCTQCGKSFSQSSHLNQHIMSHTGEKPFMSNHLV; encoded by the exons atggcgtttattaaagaggagagtgaagatgtgaagattgaagaaacattcacagtcaaacaggaagatctgcaggaacaaacag acttaATTGAAGtgaatgaggggagtaaagaggaggaacatcgtgtcaaaattgaggaaaaaaactatttacagactgatggtattttgaaaaggagagacaagaaccATTTCATCTGCACTCAGTGTgaaaagagttttggaagaaaagacGATCTTAAgtttcacatgatgatccacgctggagagaaaccgtttacatgcactcagtgtgggaagagtttcagccaatcatcatcccttaagattcacatgaggatccacactggagagaaaccattcacatgcactcagtgtgggaagagtttcagccaatcatcatcccttaatctacacgtgaggatccacactggagagaaaccattcacatgccctcactgtgggaagagtttcaaccaatcatcacaccttaactgtcacatgaaaatacacactggagagaaaccattcacttgccctcagtgtgggaagagtttcagccaatcatcaaaccttaactGTCACATgacaatccacactggagagaaaccattcacatgcactcagtgtgggaagagttttacctGCTCATCACGCCttcatcaacacatgaggattcacactggagagaaaccattctcatgcactcagtgtgggaagagtttcagccaatcatcacaccttaatcaacacatcatgagccacactggagagaaaccattcatgtctaatcatcttgtttaa